Proteins from one Sphingopyxis terrae subsp. terrae NBRC 15098 genomic window:
- a CDS encoding DNA -binding domain-containing protein, with protein sequence MTGRRAASSDLFDIRDFASFVSVEIDASQTEHWLFSDGHWIVRLDVHGGSLLGGPARLEYQLSGVRSAKPKLEALRQLLALFENGRLPRSMIPREQRAARWIMELRIGDAILAGASEQEIARELFPDAIAPKRWRRENSSHRLRVQRLVRTARSRLSDPLGGPWFE encoded by the coding sequence TTGACCGGCCGGCGAGCGGCTTCGAGTGACCTGTTCGATATTCGGGACTTCGCGTCATTCGTCTCGGTTGAAATTGATGCGAGCCAGACGGAACATTGGCTATTCAGTGACGGGCACTGGATCGTCAGGCTGGACGTGCATGGCGGTTCGCTACTCGGCGGCCCGGCAAGACTTGAATATCAATTGAGTGGCGTACGATCGGCAAAACCAAAACTGGAAGCACTACGACAGTTGCTCGCCCTGTTTGAAAATGGCCGCTTACCAAGGTCAATGATTCCCCGCGAACAGCGGGCTGCAAGGTGGATAATGGAACTTCGTATCGGCGATGCAATACTTGCCGGCGCCAGCGAACAAGAGATCGCGAGGGAATTGTTCCCAGATGCAATCGCGCCCAAGCGCTGGCGCCGAGAAAATTCGTCTCATCGCCTGAGGGTGCAACGGCTGGTTCGGACAGCCCGAAGTCGTCTTTCCGATCCGCTGGGAGGGCCATGGTTCGAATAA
- a CDS encoding lytic transglycosylase domain-containing protein: MARAPVATGDAEIARCIRSAAHGKPWLERTLWGLRDQEGGWIGAAVVNSNGTHDLGPLQINSWWVPKIATLVGRPETHVRHWLQNDACFNAEAARWIFLSGLAAAGDYWKAIGVYHSPTGWRQLRYAASVSQHLRRRFGSQIW; the protein is encoded by the coding sequence ATGGCTCGCGCGCCAGTCGCGACGGGCGATGCTGAGATCGCTCGCTGCATCCGCAGCGCCGCCCATGGCAAGCCGTGGCTCGAACGCACGCTTTGGGGTCTGCGCGATCAGGAAGGCGGCTGGATCGGCGCCGCTGTCGTCAACAGCAATGGCACTCATGATCTGGGGCCGTTGCAAATCAACAGCTGGTGGGTGCCCAAAATTGCGACGCTCGTGGGGCGGCCCGAAACCCATGTTCGGCATTGGCTCCAGAACGATGCCTGTTTCAATGCGGAGGCGGCGCGCTGGATATTCCTGTCGGGGCTCGCGGCGGCCGGCGATTATTGGAAGGCGATCGGCGTCTATCATAGCCCGACGGGTTGGAGGCAACTGCGCTACGCGGCGAGCGTCTCGCAGCATCTACGCAGAAGATTCGGCAGCCAAATATGGTGA
- the mobF gene encoding MobF family relaxase, whose translation MIHPRRLGGKPGNIARYYTIGDYYTKGGDEPSEWGGKLAADLGLSGPVDRKAFEALLAGKVDGQQLGRIRNGEVQHHPGWDFAVKAPKSVSIMALVTGDERIIAAHERAVGTAIAWIEEHAELRRRMDGKITHETTGQLLYARFTEHASRELDPHLHTHVVILNMTRHAGDEQMVSLESRAMFAEQMVAGQIYRNDLAHDLRGIGYEIEFDPRRGLFEIRGVPKELIDATSRRAEQINAHAKEHGFQGQAERSISFFATRPPKQKVDLDTLHAQWAERSKAHIPALEAVRDAADAREEKHLDADTATVRRAALFGLRQSETREAVNNLGRLIRTGLASHVGDVRFRDIRPLFEEHEARLKLLKTREPTGDQVLTRGRTSRRAARLEIALSTHISLSLGDGVPLASRERIDTSLRGSILNDDQRQVLAEIAISSDRVMGVHGVAGSGKSTLIKQLKAAADPGWTFIGLAPTSSATAKLGQDAGIDSRTVAALLGGGGHDITDRHVLVVDEAGQLGSRQAQRILQISHDTGARVLLLGDNKQTGAIEQGKPFWLMQKLGLPTAELTEAVRQQTQSMKAAVASARSGDYAASLQSLDKIVSGEGADKLAANLVAEWTRLKPENRDKTNILVLDNATRLIVNTQIREVLKREGAVAAEDARIDILSPSGMTDQEKHFARFYSGGQVVTFARDNAGLGIAAGAEYRVDGIARDARGRQLVRLVDEKGGTILWNPRLGRASQVNVFVEDKRDIAAGDRIQWRLATRELGLKNAERGTIERLDGTIATIRWDRSVEPQKIDLSVHRTWDYGYAETVYSAQSKTYDRVYVLAPVGSGLVNGQNYYTAITRARYGVKLWTEDRDRLVQKLEKHSGEKTSSLEGLGRLWRDSHHIRGARLAESLDRARELMLSTRADRAERRAEREREWNEVLRPPSLAEMLAGRARDGMSKLDSYLNGILAGSTKSQRAQAPTDPEPAEQPHSRQQGHDR comes from the coding sequence ATGATCCATCCGCGCCGCCTTGGAGGCAAACCCGGCAATATCGCCCGCTATTATACGATCGGCGATTATTACACCAAGGGTGGGGATGAGCCCTCGGAGTGGGGCGGGAAGCTTGCGGCCGACCTCGGTCTTTCGGGGCCGGTCGACCGCAAGGCGTTCGAGGCGCTGCTCGCCGGCAAGGTCGATGGGCAGCAACTCGGGCGTATCCGGAATGGCGAAGTTCAGCATCATCCGGGGTGGGACTTTGCCGTCAAAGCCCCGAAGTCGGTGTCGATCATGGCACTGGTGACGGGCGATGAAAGGATCATCGCCGCGCATGAGCGCGCGGTCGGGACGGCCATCGCCTGGATCGAGGAGCATGCCGAACTCCGTCGGCGCATGGACGGCAAGATTACCCACGAGACGACGGGCCAGCTTCTCTATGCGCGTTTTACCGAACATGCCTCGCGCGAGCTCGATCCGCACCTCCATACCCATGTCGTCATCCTCAACATGACCCGCCATGCCGGTGACGAGCAGATGGTGAGCCTCGAATCCCGCGCCATGTTCGCCGAGCAGATGGTCGCCGGCCAGATCTATCGCAACGACCTCGCCCATGACCTCAGGGGGATTGGTTACGAGATCGAGTTCGACCCGCGCCGGGGGTTGTTCGAGATTCGGGGTGTCCCCAAGGAGCTGATCGATGCGACGTCGCGCCGGGCCGAGCAGATCAATGCGCACGCGAAGGAACATGGTTTCCAGGGCCAGGCCGAGCGATCGATTTCTTTCTTCGCGACCCGGCCCCCCAAGCAGAAAGTCGATCTCGACACGCTCCATGCCCAATGGGCAGAGCGATCGAAGGCTCACATTCCCGCGCTCGAAGCTGTCCGCGACGCCGCCGATGCGCGAGAGGAGAAGCATCTGGACGCCGATACTGCAACCGTGCGCCGCGCTGCGCTGTTCGGGCTTCGCCAGTCGGAGACACGCGAAGCGGTCAATAACCTTGGTCGGCTCATCCGCACCGGGCTCGCGTCGCATGTGGGCGATGTTCGGTTCCGAGACATTCGCCCCCTCTTCGAGGAGCATGAAGCACGGCTCAAGCTGCTAAAGACGAGAGAGCCCACCGGTGACCAAGTCCTTACGCGCGGCAGAACCTCGCGCCGCGCCGCGCGGCTCGAGATCGCGCTATCGACGCATATCTCGCTAAGCCTTGGCGATGGGGTTCCGCTTGCGTCGCGGGAACGGATCGACACGTCGCTGCGCGGGAGCATTCTCAATGATGACCAGCGACAGGTGCTCGCCGAAATCGCGATATCCAGTGACCGCGTCATGGGTGTTCACGGCGTCGCCGGCTCGGGCAAATCGACTCTCATCAAGCAGTTGAAGGCCGCGGCCGATCCGGGCTGGACCTTCATCGGATTGGCGCCGACCTCATCGGCGACCGCGAAACTCGGCCAGGACGCGGGTATCGACTCTCGTACCGTCGCCGCGCTCCTAGGCGGCGGCGGGCATGATATTACCGACCGTCATGTCCTGGTCGTCGACGAGGCTGGCCAACTCGGTAGCCGACAAGCGCAGCGGATATTGCAGATCAGCCACGACACCGGTGCGCGCGTTCTTCTTCTCGGCGACAACAAGCAGACCGGGGCGATCGAGCAGGGCAAACCATTCTGGCTGATGCAGAAGCTGGGCCTGCCGACGGCTGAACTGACGGAGGCGGTCCGACAGCAAACCCAGTCGATGAAGGCCGCGGTGGCGAGCGCGCGCAGCGGGGATTATGCCGCGTCACTCCAATCGCTCGACAAGATCGTCAGCGGCGAGGGCGCGGACAAACTTGCGGCTAACCTCGTCGCGGAATGGACGCGGCTCAAACCCGAGAACCGCGACAAGACCAATATCTTGGTTCTCGACAACGCGACCAGGCTGATCGTCAACACGCAGATCCGCGAAGTTCTGAAGCGGGAAGGGGCCGTTGCCGCCGAAGACGCGCGCATCGATATTCTTTCGCCCTCCGGTATGACCGACCAGGAGAAGCATTTTGCCCGGTTTTATTCGGGTGGCCAGGTCGTGACCTTCGCCCGCGACAATGCCGGGCTCGGTATCGCCGCCGGCGCCGAATATCGTGTCGACGGTATCGCACGCGATGCTCGCGGACGCCAGCTCGTGCGGCTTGTCGACGAGAAGGGTGGGACGATCCTCTGGAATCCCCGTCTCGGCCGCGCGTCGCAAGTCAATGTGTTCGTCGAGGACAAACGCGACATCGCCGCGGGCGATCGCATTCAGTGGCGGCTTGCGACCAGGGAGCTCGGCCTCAAAAATGCGGAGCGCGGGACGATCGAGCGTCTAGACGGGACGATCGCGACTATTCGCTGGGACCGGAGCGTCGAGCCGCAGAAGATCGACCTCTCCGTTCATCGCACCTGGGATTATGGCTACGCCGAAACTGTCTATTCGGCGCAGTCGAAGACCTATGACCGCGTCTATGTCCTTGCCCCGGTCGGATCGGGCCTCGTCAATGGCCAGAATTACTACACCGCCATCACTCGTGCTCGTTACGGCGTGAAACTCTGGACCGAGGACCGTGATCGCCTCGTGCAGAAGCTCGAGAAGCATTCTGGCGAAAAGACGTCCTCGCTCGAAGGCTTGGGACGTCTCTGGCGCGACAGCCACCACATCCGCGGCGCCCGGCTCGCTGAAAGTCTCGACCGGGCGCGCGAGCTGATGCTGAGCACGCGTGCGGATCGCGCCGAGCGAAGGGCCGAGCGCGAGCGCGAATGGAACGAGGTTCTGCGTCCGCCATCGCTTGCGGAAATGCTCGCGGGCCGCGCGAGAGACGGCATGTCGAAGCTCGATTCCTATCTGAACGGCATTCTCGCTGGCTCGACGAAGAGCCAGCGCGCGCAAGCACCGACTGATCCCGAGCCCGCAGAGCAACCGCATTCCCGACAGCAAGGACATGATCGATGA
- a CDS encoding type IV secretion system DNA-binding domain-containing protein, with translation MSIFRNDTLGSWTRGGQAIVHNVRMTTQVFFQTTLAGLSIWVIGAIWYAFEKSDAYQRFVLTKLIEANFKADAAPGTNDPVLFRTPDGREYWTSADWLVDSVIAKQALEKLESDLIGGAILSGVFALAALVFAWFYFTRTGKGLGSNEYLRGAHFGTVRQVRRALRGEAKGSFAIGGINVPNAFETEHVLICGAPGTGKTNMIVKMLEGIRAKGKRAIVYDTAGTFVEKFYREGKDILLNPLDERSAIWSPWVDVPHDYHYDQIAESTIPDKHGDPFWPKAARGTLVAVLRKLAAQGRTYISILLHTIVRSSLKDLSAFAAGTDAAAFISMEGERTSAGVQAELASVMRSFAYLDDTDDGLSIRDWVATEGDDSWLFVTVKADQLPSLRPLITVWLDIAISAIMSLKPDQQRRLYCVIDELPSLQKLPSLSDFLARARKYGGCGILGFQSYPQLEATYGIQDAAAITGYCSTWVALRANDTPTAKHVSENLGQVEQVEANEGMSYGVNDMRDGVNLSRIQVTRPLVMHTEVTNLPNLSGYLRFGRDLPVVRFADRYNDLPSIGEAFTERRRLPHRIAPLPAPPSPSGSVEAAPSSAKPAKNGAPARKRSGKREANANAPELKLDLPMGASDPAPEDTNGEAPTDRDAPADGSPDNPATPLEIIAPHWDRTLRQHGRPGGRRRPAKPA, from the coding sequence ATGAGCATCTTCCGCAACGACACGCTCGGCAGCTGGACGCGCGGCGGCCAGGCCATCGTCCACAATGTGAGGATGACCACCCAGGTCTTCTTCCAGACCACCCTCGCCGGGCTCAGCATCTGGGTCATCGGCGCCATCTGGTACGCCTTCGAAAAATCGGATGCCTATCAGCGCTTCGTCCTTACCAAGCTCATTGAGGCAAACTTCAAGGCCGACGCCGCGCCGGGGACGAACGACCCGGTCCTGTTCCGCACCCCGGATGGCCGCGAATATTGGACGTCGGCCGACTGGCTGGTCGATTCTGTGATCGCGAAGCAGGCGCTCGAAAAGCTCGAGAGCGATCTCATCGGCGGGGCGATCCTGTCCGGGGTGTTCGCGCTCGCAGCACTTGTCTTCGCCTGGTTCTATTTTACCCGGACAGGGAAGGGGCTCGGTTCCAATGAATATCTGCGCGGGGCCCACTTCGGGACAGTCCGTCAGGTACGACGCGCGCTTCGCGGCGAAGCGAAGGGCAGCTTCGCGATCGGGGGCATCAACGTCCCGAACGCTTTTGAAACCGAGCATGTTCTGATCTGCGGCGCTCCCGGCACGGGCAAGACCAACATGATCGTCAAGATGCTCGAGGGCATCCGCGCCAAGGGCAAGCGGGCGATCGTTTACGACACCGCCGGCACCTTCGTCGAGAAATTCTACCGCGAGGGGAAGGACATCCTGCTCAACCCCCTCGACGAACGGTCGGCCATCTGGTCGCCCTGGGTCGATGTTCCGCACGATTATCATTATGACCAGATCGCGGAATCGACGATCCCCGACAAGCATGGCGATCCTTTCTGGCCTAAGGCCGCGCGCGGTACTCTGGTCGCCGTGCTGCGCAAGCTCGCAGCGCAGGGACGCACCTATATATCGATCCTCCTTCACACCATCGTCCGCTCCTCGCTGAAGGATTTGTCCGCCTTCGCCGCAGGGACCGATGCGGCGGCGTTTATCTCGATGGAGGGCGAACGCACGTCGGCGGGCGTCCAGGCTGAGCTCGCGTCGGTGATGCGCAGCTTCGCCTATCTCGATGATACCGACGACGGGCTTTCGATCCGCGACTGGGTGGCGACCGAGGGGGACGACAGCTGGCTGTTCGTCACCGTGAAGGCCGACCAGCTTCCCTCGCTCCGCCCCCTCATCACGGTCTGGCTCGATATCGCGATCAGCGCGATCATGAGCCTGAAACCCGATCAGCAGCGCCGCCTCTATTGCGTGATCGACGAGCTACCCTCGCTCCAGAAACTGCCATCGCTTTCGGACTTTCTCGCACGCGCCCGCAAATATGGCGGCTGCGGCATCCTCGGGTTCCAGTCTTATCCGCAGCTCGAGGCGACATACGGCATCCAGGATGCCGCGGCGATCACCGGCTATTGCTCGACCTGGGTCGCGCTCCGGGCGAACGATACCCCCACCGCCAAGCACGTCAGCGAGAATTTGGGACAGGTCGAGCAGGTCGAGGCGAACGAGGGGATGAGCTACGGCGTCAACGACATGCGCGACGGGGTCAATCTCTCGCGCATCCAGGTGACGCGACCTCTTGTGATGCACACCGAGGTCACGAACCTCCCGAACCTGTCGGGCTATCTGCGGTTCGGTCGCGACCTGCCCGTCGTTCGCTTTGCGGATCGATACAACGACCTGCCATCCATTGGAGAGGCATTTACCGAACGCCGTCGACTTCCGCATCGCATCGCGCCTCTGCCCGCGCCGCCGTCACCATCAGGTTCGGTAGAGGCTGCCCCGTCATCGGCGAAACCGGCGAAGAACGGTGCGCCAGCGCGCAAACGGTCCGGGAAGCGCGAAGCGAATGCGAATGCGCCCGAGCTGAAGCTCGATCTCCCGATGGGCGCGTCCGATCCCGCGCCTGAAGACACGAATGGGGAGGCGCCAACCGACCGGGACGCGCCCGCCGATGGTTCGCCCGATAATCCGGCCACGCCCCTCGAAATCATCGCCCCGCACTGGGATCGCACCCTACGGCAGCACGGTCGTCCGGGCGGTCGCCGCCGGCCCGCGAAGCCTGCATGA
- a CDS encoding ribbon-helix-helix protein, CopG family, which yields MARLTIRLPDDLYDRLAADADAAGASTAAFVRDALEQLNGADPFGFHARFDELHSTVIQVLAILASDVGARAPKSLAKGMEDTKRLLLDRGLITAGDLPALGGGASS from the coding sequence ATGGCAAGACTGACTATTCGTCTTCCCGACGATCTATACGACCGGCTCGCGGCCGATGCGGATGCGGCAGGCGCCTCTACCGCGGCCTTCGTTCGTGACGCCCTCGAACAGCTGAACGGCGCCGACCCCTTTGGCTTCCATGCCCGCTTCGACGAACTTCATTCGACCGTCATCCAAGTGCTCGCGATCCTCGCGTCCGACGTCGGCGCGCGCGCGCCCAAATCGCTCGCAAAGGGGATGGAAGATACAAAGCGGCTACTCCTCGACCGGGGACTGATCACCGCTGGCGACCTTCCCGCTCTGGGGGGAGGCGCGTCGTCATGA
- a CDS encoding nucleotidyl transferase AbiEii/AbiGii toxin family protein — protein sequence MFSGGTSLLKAHGLIQRFSEELDFKLILSDAFLEKSPGQKRSALSAFKNGLADAWAAAGFVITGVEAGSGNGFIQIDMDYPTILDGHDALRPHIQAEISAKPTPLATGERPLASFVHQYRGLEPEITAIACVDPVETAADKLSAFCWRVLTRDRERVGDDPTIVRHLHDLAALEATASANAQFPALAEETIMADSHRGGGALEGMLPAQRMAALVEHLQSDTLYADEYARFVGGMAFATEQKFPHFRKPSGRWSGFAGRYRPNRVGTGVFPCGSCGSQKMPNEIRSLHPMAAKRGRNRQPRLPDDAILVEPGYPHN from the coding sequence GTGTTTTCAGGGGGAACGTCGCTCCTAAAAGCGCACGGGCTGATTCAGAGATTTTCAGAGGAGTTAGATTTCAAGCTCATCCTCTCGGACGCATTCTTGGAAAAGTCTCCGGGGCAAAAACGTAGTGCGTTGAGCGCCTTCAAGAACGGACTCGCCGATGCCTGGGCGGCAGCGGGATTCGTCATAACCGGGGTCGAAGCCGGAAGTGGCAACGGGTTCATCCAGATCGACATGGACTATCCAACGATCCTCGATGGGCATGACGCGCTCCGCCCCCATATCCAGGCCGAGATATCCGCCAAGCCCACGCCGCTTGCGACCGGCGAACGGCCGCTGGCATCTTTCGTCCATCAGTATCGTGGATTGGAACCCGAGATCACCGCGATTGCGTGCGTCGATCCGGTCGAGACAGCCGCCGACAAGCTGAGCGCCTTCTGCTGGCGGGTGCTCACCCGCGACCGCGAGAGGGTCGGTGATGACCCGACGATCGTGCGTCATCTTCACGATCTCGCGGCGCTCGAAGCGACCGCTTCCGCAAACGCGCAGTTCCCTGCCCTGGCTGAAGAGACGATTATGGCCGATTCGCATCGCGGTGGCGGCGCACTGGAAGGCATGCTCCCTGCGCAACGCATGGCGGCCCTGGTGGAGCACCTGCAATCAGACACGCTCTATGCGGATGAATATGCCCGCTTCGTAGGCGGAATGGCCTTTGCCACTGAACAGAAATTCCCACATTTCCGGAAGCCGTCGGGGCGCTGGAGCGGCTTTGCAGGCCGGTACCGGCCAAATAGAGTCGGTACCGGCGTTTTTCCATGTGGCAGCTGCGGCAGCCAAAAGATGCCAAATGAAATCAGAAGCTTGCACCCAATGGCTGCCAAACGCGGCCGCAACCGGCAGCCGCGGCTGCCAGATGACGCCATCTTGGTCGAGCCAGGATATCCACATAACTAG
- a CDS encoding SLOG family protein, which produces MTKHTQTTRTDQEIADLIAAETVSPAFENAFTETTGGFRMGYADEPTDADMPLPHAAELATEMAVRTFFDLFRDTRLEGIADRIAWGIVHSFHKVADQLDAEADKAALKVKDLVRDADGSEILTAELEEAQTFCHSLDEARDAVACMRDYAAQTFAAETGRPWAAPRGSLVSSKRTAAVVAATDFLAARRQRRIDAHAPQGPVVIFSGGQQWEDHALLTERLDQIKVRIPAMVLATTAQSKGCDAIAAAWAARTATPLVAFTLSSKFGQRAGFMRNEQLLGLNPVEALVCEGSGLQSHLARLVRAKGVPAHFFRLIDQRLAA; this is translated from the coding sequence ATGACGAAGCATACACAAACCACTCGCACCGACCAAGAAATCGCTGACCTCATCGCCGCGGAAACCGTGTCGCCCGCCTTCGAAAACGCCTTCACCGAAACCACGGGCGGCTTCCGGATGGGCTATGCCGACGAGCCGACCGACGCCGACATGCCGCTCCCCCACGCGGCGGAGCTCGCTACGGAAATGGCGGTCCGCACCTTCTTCGATCTGTTCCGCGACACCCGCCTCGAAGGGATCGCCGACCGCATTGCTTGGGGCATCGTCCACAGCTTCCACAAGGTCGCGGACCAGCTCGATGCCGAAGCCGACAAGGCCGCGCTGAAGGTCAAGGATCTCGTCCGCGACGCCGACGGCAGCGAGATCCTGACCGCCGAGCTGGAGGAGGCGCAGACCTTCTGCCATTCTCTCGACGAGGCGCGCGACGCGGTGGCCTGCATGCGCGACTATGCCGCCCAGACCTTCGCCGCCGAAACCGGACGCCCATGGGCGGCACCCCGGGGGTCGCTGGTGTCGAGCAAGCGCACCGCCGCGGTGGTGGCGGCGACCGATTTCCTCGCCGCGCGGCGTCAGCGCCGGATCGACGCCCACGCCCCGCAGGGGCCCGTGGTGATCTTCTCGGGCGGGCAGCAATGGGAAGATCACGCCCTGCTGACCGAGCGGCTCGACCAGATCAAGGTGCGCATCCCGGCGATGGTGCTGGCGACGACCGCGCAGTCCAAGGGGTGCGATGCCATTGCCGCTGCATGGGCGGCCCGGACCGCAACACCGCTCGTCGCTTTCACCCTCAGCAGCAAGTTCGGGCAACGCGCGGGGTTTATGCGCAATGAGCAACTGCTCGGACTGAACCCGGTGGAAGCCCTGGTCTGCGAAGGCTCGGGGCTTCAGTCACATCTCGCCCGGCTGGTCCGCGCGAAGGGCGTGCCCGCGCATTTCTTCCGCCTTATCGACCAGCGTCTCGCCGCCTGA
- a CDS encoding SRPBCC domain-containing protein yields the protein MDACEQTERVDSASRMILATPRQLFRTYFDAEKMKSWRVPDGATGTYSVLEPQPGGRFCLNLLYSDRAEIDGPEAAIEIITGTFTEFLPDERVVEAIRYTNADAAYSGMMTLTLTIEPAKVGSKVSLHATGMPPALEVTAHRATLAAALRRLALLTE from the coding sequence TTGGACGCGTGTGAGCAGACCGAACGGGTGGACAGCGCATCGCGGATGATCCTCGCCACGCCGCGGCAGTTGTTCCGTACCTATTTTGACGCCGAGAAGATGAAGAGTTGGCGGGTGCCCGATGGCGCGACGGGCACCTATTCGGTGCTTGAACCGCAGCCCGGTGGGCGTTTCTGCCTAAATCTCCTCTATTCCGATCGGGCGGAGATCGACGGGCCTGAAGCCGCAATCGAAATCATCACCGGCACATTCACCGAGTTCCTACCCGACGAGCGTGTGGTCGAAGCGATTCGCTACACGAACGCCGACGCGGCTTATTCCGGCATGATGACGTTGACCCTCACGATCGAGCCAGCGAAAGTCGGCTCCAAAGTCTCGCTCCACGCGACCGGCATGCCCCCGGCGCTGGAGGTCACCGCCCATCGCGCGACACTTGCCGCAGCGCTACGGCGGCTGGCGCTGCTGACCGAATGA
- a CDS encoding DUF6117 family protein, which produces MAIPEAYRRNFATLRRAAEKGDLALMECTDAASGEPRYVICAVGREGSSYVMTPFGHLHDGNPFEAYMPPTGEAFERR; this is translated from the coding sequence ATGGCGATTCCTGAGGCTTATCGGCGGAACTTCGCGACGCTCCGCCGTGCGGCGGAAAAAGGCGACCTCGCCCTGATGGAATGTACCGATGCGGCGTCGGGCGAGCCCCGTTATGTCATCTGCGCGGTGGGGCGCGAGGGTTCGAGCTATGTCATGACGCCGTTCGGACATTTGCATGACGGCAATCCGTTCGAGGCCTATATGCCGCCGACCGGAGAAGCCTTCGAACGACGTTAA
- a CDS encoding SLOG family protein produces MTNANPASVDRFADLKQLYAEAIATPEFQAAFGDPIPLSIVSAGDEPSDLDMPEPFAAQAECGGVIAAIFDLFTDTRLEAFAPDIAWGFVNSFHFTAGKLARREDSIAQELGDLARTPDLSEVYATSLEEKQLLCRSLAEQRDAIECMRDYAAEMYRALTGWPWSPAKGTRASSVSMASQIAAQDFLRERALAARERTLPQGPIVVFSGPAVWADWEPLWARLDQIKARVPHMTLVTTGQRKGADAIAAAWAARPENSVPLVAYGLYGSGRKTAFNRNRKLAELKPVEALLCEGSGLQANLYQLLRKAGVPIHAFKKPDDVSRPAAQRGPGLRLTA; encoded by the coding sequence ATGACCAACGCCAACCCCGCGTCCGTCGACCGCTTCGCCGACCTGAAACAGCTATACGCCGAGGCCATCGCCACGCCTGAATTTCAGGCCGCCTTCGGCGACCCAATCCCGCTCTCGATCGTCTCCGCCGGGGACGAGCCGAGCGATCTCGACATGCCCGAGCCTTTCGCCGCGCAGGCCGAATGCGGCGGCGTGATCGCCGCGATCTTCGACCTCTTCACCGACACGCGCCTCGAAGCGTTCGCTCCGGACATCGCATGGGGCTTCGTCAATTCATTCCATTTCACGGCCGGAAAGCTTGCGCGCCGCGAAGATTCAATTGCGCAGGAACTCGGTGATCTCGCGCGCACGCCGGACCTCAGCGAAGTCTATGCGACGAGCCTGGAGGAGAAGCAGCTCCTCTGCCGCTCGCTCGCGGAACAGCGCGACGCCATCGAATGCATGCGCGATTATGCCGCCGAAATGTATCGCGCGCTCACCGGCTGGCCATGGTCGCCGGCGAAGGGAACCCGGGCGTCGTCCGTCTCGATGGCGAGCCAGATCGCGGCGCAAGATTTTCTGCGCGAGCGGGCGCTCGCCGCGCGCGAACGGACCCTCCCGCAAGGCCCGATCGTCGTCTTCTCGGGTCCCGCCGTCTGGGCCGACTGGGAACCGCTGTGGGCGCGGCTCGACCAGATCAAGGCCCGCGTGCCGCATATGACGCTAGTGACGACCGGCCAGCGCAAGGGCGCCGACGCGATCGCCGCCGCATGGGCGGCGCGTCCCGAGAACAGCGTGCCACTCGTTGCCTATGGCCTTTATGGCTCGGGGCGGAAAACCGCCTTCAACCGCAACCGCAAGCTCGCCGAGCTGAAGCCAGTCGAGGCTTTGCTCTGCGAGGGGTCGGGGCTTCAGGCCAATCTTTACCAGCTCCTCCGCAAGGCCGGGGTGCCGATTCATGCCTTCAAGAAGCCGGATGACGTTTCGCGCCCGGCGGCACAGCGGGGCCCCGGCCTCCGCCTGACGGCGTGA
- a CDS encoding DUF736 domain-containing protein, whose translation MNIGEFSNRNGRLMGSIATRTIDLPRLGLRPVESDHERAPAYEIVALNVGNRWVQLGALWEAVAKNTTGEVFLQGSIDDPSLPEPLPIALFGSEQDGYRVAWRRPQRRDDFGPAIRSSRRDYGDGEQGGGFGESTAGTDGALMDNGAGAGADVDDEVPF comes from the coding sequence ATGAATATTGGTGAATTCAGCAATCGGAACGGCCGTCTGATGGGGTCGATCGCGACCCGCACCATCGATCTGCCGCGTCTCGGCCTTCGTCCGGTCGAGAGCGATCACGAGCGGGCCCCGGCCTATGAGATCGTCGCGCTCAACGTCGGCAATCGCTGGGTCCAACTCGGCGCTCTCTGGGAAGCCGTCGCCAAAAATACCACCGGCGAAGTCTTCCTTCAGGGCTCGATCGACGACCCGAGCCTCCCGGAACCGCTCCCGATCGCGCTCTTCGGGTCCGAGCAGGATGGCTACCGCGTCGCGTGGCGGCGCCCGCAGCGCCGCGACGACTTCGGTCCCGCGATCCGCTCGTCGCGCCGCGACTATGGCGACGGTGAGCAGGGCGGCGGGTTCGGCGAGAGCACCGCAGGCACCGACGGCGCGCTGATGGATAATGGCGCGGGCGCCGGCGCCGACGTCGATGATGAGGTCCCGTTCTGA